A single genomic interval of Rhodopseudomonas palustris harbors:
- a CDS encoding methyltransferase — translation MRFIALDSVEGLPPPHGNDVIDGYTSGFRQCEFACNEREFFNNVRSSGGNPGRVKTVPGWFDRSLAEDKAGALGIDKVAAAWIDCDLVDSTVPVLRFLTGRLSIGSVLLFDDWRCFRNLPDRGEQRACREWLDQNPQIKLAPFVDFGFHGVSFTVERC, via the coding sequence ATGCGTTTCATCGCTCTGGATTCCGTCGAGGGACTGCCTCCGCCGCACGGCAACGACGTGATCGATGGTTATACCAGCGGTTTCCGGCAGTGCGAATTCGCTTGCAACGAGCGTGAATTCTTCAATAACGTCAGATCGTCAGGCGGCAATCCCGGCAGGGTGAAGACAGTTCCTGGCTGGTTCGATCGGTCGCTCGCCGAGGACAAGGCGGGCGCGCTGGGAATCGACAAGGTCGCAGCGGCGTGGATCGATTGCGACCTTGTCGATTCCACCGTTCCGGTGTTGCGATTTTTGACCGGACGGCTGAGCATTGGTTCAGTGTTGCTGTTTGATGATTGGCGCTGTTTCAGAAATCTGCCTGATCGAGGCGAGCAGCGCGCCTGCAGAGAGTGGCTCGACCAAAATCCCCAGATCAAGCTCGCGCCCTTCGTGGACTTCGGCTTTCATGGTGTCTCCTTCACGGTTGAAAGATGCTAA